The Hymenobacter sp. GOD-10R genome includes a window with the following:
- a CDS encoding VF530 family protein, with the protein MATSPHLSDARDESGRLIRELHGVTLAQIVEYLVAHYGWAELDQRIRINCFAVDPSIKSSLTFLRRTPWARAKVEELYIRTRSEEVSKK; encoded by the coding sequence ATGGCTACTTCTCCCCATTTATCTGATGCTCGCGACGAGTCTGGCCGGCTTATCCGTGAGCTACACGGCGTGACCCTAGCACAGATAGTAGAGTACCTAGTAGCCCACTATGGTTGGGCCGAACTAGATCAGCGTATTCGCATTAATTGCTTCGCCGTAGATCCCAGCATCAAATCTAGCCTGACGTTCTTGCGCCGTACGCCGTGGGCACGCGCCAAAGTGGAAGAACTGTATATCCGCACCCGCTCGGAGGAAGTGTCCAAGAAGTAA
- a CDS encoding Hsp20 family protein, with translation MKLISQEFIRNIAPQLDLLNTLGGGTAQAMLRVDKRDKGVVVRVAVPSVSPENFHVVLNNNRLTVYCEYRHQPGDQLAAPLFAQTIDLPANLDLARIDAIHEENELRVRIPYTNPANQQREIEIKQR, from the coding sequence ATGAAGTTGATAAGCCAAGAATTCATCCGCAACATTGCCCCGCAACTCGACCTGCTCAACACGTTGGGTGGTGGTACAGCTCAGGCTATGCTGCGTGTCGATAAGCGCGACAAAGGCGTAGTGGTACGCGTGGCCGTTCCTTCGGTTAGTCCCGAGAACTTCCACGTGGTACTCAACAATAACCGCCTAACCGTATACTGCGAGTACCGTCATCAGCCCGGCGACCAGCTAGCTGCTCCGCTGTTTGCGCAGACCATTGACCTGCCCGCTAACCTCGACCTAGCTCGCATCGATGCGATACACGAGGAGAATGAATTGCGCGTACGTATTCCGTACACGAACCCTGCTAACCAGCAGCGTGAAATCGAAATCAAGCAGCGCTAA
- a CDS encoding glycoside hydrolase family 25 protein, which produces MNQPRRPVSRQRPNTPRRLLPLALGVLLLAGLTYYARHWRQFNRYMRRTYASLTSSRLTGHEKSPLLPGYSVHGIDVSAYQGTIDWKLVASHQVQFAFIKATEGVTLRDPRFQRNWRNAHAAGIVRGAYHYFQPNYNAAKQASLFARTVPLIPGDLPPVLDVEAPEFHDVAQLRRNVATWLRLMERHYGVRPILYSNYSFYQRHLAGHFDNYPLWLAHYEVASPTLPKEKWIIWQHSDESYVPGIRGAVDFNVFQGNFQNLLSLRIPAKAATPRN; this is translated from the coding sequence ATGAACCAACCTCGCCGCCCCGTTTCTCGCCAACGCCCTAACACACCGCGCCGTTTGCTTCCGCTCGCCCTAGGGGTGTTGCTGTTGGCGGGCTTGACTTACTATGCTCGTCACTGGCGGCAGTTCAACCGCTACATGCGCCGTACCTATGCGAGCCTGACGAGCAGCCGCCTCACTGGCCATGAAAAAAGTCCTTTACTGCCGGGCTATTCCGTGCATGGCATTGATGTGTCGGCCTACCAAGGCACCATCGACTGGAAACTGGTAGCTAGCCACCAGGTGCAGTTTGCCTTCATCAAAGCCACCGAAGGCGTTACGCTCCGCGACCCCCGCTTTCAGCGTAATTGGCGCAATGCGCACGCCGCAGGTATTGTGCGGGGTGCTTACCATTACTTTCAGCCCAACTACAATGCCGCCAAGCAGGCTAGCTTGTTTGCCCGTACCGTACCGCTTATCCCCGGCGATCTGCCCCCGGTACTGGATGTAGAAGCGCCTGAGTTCCACGATGTAGCTCAGTTGCGCCGAAACGTAGCCACTTGGCTTCGTCTGATGGAGCGGCACTATGGCGTACGTCCCATCCTATACTCCAACTACAGCTTTTACCAACGGCACCTAGCCGGACACTTCGACAACTATCCGTTGTGGCTGGCGCACTACGAAGTAGCTAGCCCCACGTTACCCAAGGAGAAGTGGATCATCTGGCAACACAGCGACGAGTCGTATGTGCCAGGCATTCGGGGAGCCGTTGATTTCAACGTATTCCAGGGTAATTTTCAGAATCTTCTTTCCTTACGCATCCCGGCTAAGGCAGCGACTCCGCGCAATTAA
- a CDS encoding DUF3140 domain-containing protein — protein sequence MSDKQPSDNIYAEFKEQVNMTAAELEKWLKTEESSSVGQDSGDGTSIGHKSGEQIIEILRKKKADITDADEQHMHKVHSYISRHLAQGPAHDVEHSRWRYSLMNWGHDPLKK from the coding sequence ATGAGCGACAAACAACCATCTGACAACATTTACGCCGAATTCAAAGAACAAGTGAATATGACGGCCGCTGAGCTAGAGAAATGGCTTAAAACGGAGGAGTCTAGCTCGGTAGGGCAAGACAGCGGCGACGGCACCAGCATCGGTCACAAGTCGGGAGAACAGATCATCGAGATTCTGCGCAAAAAGAAAGCAGACATTACAGATGCCGATGAGCAGCATATGCACAAAGTGCATTCTTATATTAGCCGACACCTAGCGCAAGGCCCCGCGCACGACGTGGAGCATTCGCGGTGGCGCTATTCTCTTATGAACTGGGGGCATGACCCACTGAAAAAGTGA
- a CDS encoding septal ring lytic transglycosylase RlpA family protein: MTFFASLRYLLLLGAFLFASCGGGRQAFTQSGQASYYADKFKGRKTASGARYRPSKRTAAHNTLPFGTIVRVTNPRNHRSVKVKITDRGPHAKGRIIDLSRKAARKIGLVQAGVAPVQLKVVHAVHGSN, encoded by the coding sequence ATGACCTTTTTTGCTTCCTTGCGCTACCTCCTTCTACTCGGGGCGTTCTTGTTTGCCAGCTGTGGAGGTGGCCGCCAGGCTTTCACGCAATCGGGCCAAGCCTCTTACTACGCCGACAAGTTTAAGGGGCGAAAGACAGCTAGCGGTGCCCGCTACCGCCCCAGCAAACGCACGGCTGCACATAACACGCTACCCTTCGGGACTATTGTACGCGTGACCAATCCGCGTAACCACCGCTCCGTTAAAGTGAAGATAACGGACCGCGGTCCGCACGCGAAGGGCCGTATTATCGACCTCTCGCGTAAGGCTGCCCGCAAGATTGGCTTGGTTCAAGCTGGCGTTGCGCCCGTGCAGCTGAAAGTAGTACACGCTGTGCACGGCAGCAATTAG
- a CDS encoding DUF6799 domain-containing protein, translating into MKNPLVRTSCLLLLLGSITATAHAQTKVAPRKPAAPKLRMVSNGATMKDGVTVKEGKVLVTQQGLTSSLTQEMTLTNGTKISPAGAVTMANGSTVTMQEGDMLSLSGRLTTAAMKAEQDSLLMASKEPAKGKSKKKK; encoded by the coding sequence ATGAAAAACCCTTTAGTACGCACCTCTTGCTTGCTGCTGCTCCTTGGTAGCATCACCGCTACAGCCCACGCCCAAACCAAAGTAGCACCCCGCAAACCCGCTGCCCCCAAGCTGCGCATGGTGAGCAATGGGGCTACCATGAAGGATGGTGTAACAGTAAAAGAAGGTAAAGTGCTAGTGACGCAGCAGGGCCTCACCAGCTCGTTGACACAAGAAATGACGCTCACCAACGGCACCAAGATCAGCCCCGCCGGCGCTGTGACAATGGCCAATGGTTCCACCGTCACGATGCAGGAGGGCGACATGCTTTCCCTGAGCGGCCGGCTCACCACGGCAGCTATGAAAGCAGAACAGGATAGCTTGCTGATGGCTAGCAAGGAGCCAGCGAAAGGCAAGTCAAAAAAGAAGAAGTAA
- a CDS encoding J domain-containing protein, producing MDYKDYYKILGLDKSATKDQIKKAYRKLAREYHPDVNPNNPEAEQKFKEVNEAHEVLSDDEKRQKYDQLGADWQRYQQAGGPGRGQSTGGFDWSQYAQGGAGGFGGFGGDAGGFEGADFSDFFSSIFGGMGGGRASGGTRPGAGQDYQAELELTLEEAYKGGPRTITVNSKNLRLTVQPGVEDGQTIRLRDQGAPGRNGGPNGSLYITFRILPDPRYTRTDHDLTMEVPVSIYKALLGGEQIVDTLSGPVKIKIKPETQNGTRLRLRGKGFPVYKQAGQFGDLYLRLTLTLPQNLSNQEKELVQQLAALRGE from the coding sequence GTGGATTACAAAGATTATTACAAGATACTGGGGCTGGATAAGTCAGCCACCAAAGACCAGATCAAGAAGGCGTACCGCAAACTAGCGCGCGAGTACCACCCCGATGTGAACCCCAACAACCCGGAGGCTGAACAGAAATTTAAGGAGGTAAACGAAGCGCACGAAGTTCTCAGTGACGACGAGAAACGGCAGAAATACGATCAGCTAGGTGCCGATTGGCAACGCTATCAACAAGCGGGTGGGCCCGGTCGTGGCCAGAGTACTGGCGGCTTCGATTGGTCGCAGTATGCTCAGGGCGGAGCAGGTGGCTTCGGCGGTTTTGGTGGCGATGCGGGCGGCTTCGAAGGAGCTGATTTTTCTGATTTCTTCAGTTCTATCTTTGGGGGTATGGGCGGTGGCCGCGCCAGTGGTGGCACTCGCCCTGGCGCCGGACAAGACTACCAAGCCGAGCTAGAGCTTACCCTAGAAGAAGCGTACAAAGGTGGCCCGCGCACTATCACGGTGAACAGCAAAAATCTGCGCCTAACTGTACAGCCCGGAGTAGAAGACGGTCAGACAATTCGCTTGCGCGACCAAGGTGCTCCAGGACGCAACGGGGGCCCCAACGGCTCTTTGTATATCACGTTCCGCATCTTACCCGACCCGCGCTACACGCGCACCGACCACGACCTGACCATGGAAGTGCCCGTGAGCATTTACAAAGCCCTACTCGGCGGCGAGCAGATCGTAGACACGTTATCTGGTCCCGTCAAGATCAAAATTAAGCCTGAAACCCAGAACGGTACGCGGCTCCGGCTGCGCGGCAAAGGGTTTCCCGTCTACAAACAGGCGGGCCAGTTTGGCGATTTATACCTGCGCCTAACGCTGACACTCCCCCAGAATCTTAGCAATCAGGAAAAAGAGTTGGTACAACAACTAGCCGCTCTCCGCGGCGAATAG
- a CDS encoding chaperone modulator CbpM yields the protein METHIITISYHDCAATYGLSEQDLREFVDLGLLRAAEVPDSIRDEPEHLARLARLHHDLGINKEGIDIILAMRRRLLHLQQALALQTARATQLERHLRSSGPTLEADDWLF from the coding sequence ATGGAAACGCACATCATCACAATCAGCTACCACGACTGCGCGGCTACCTATGGCCTAAGTGAGCAAGATCTGCGGGAGTTTGTGGACCTAGGTCTGCTGCGCGCCGCAGAAGTCCCCGATTCCATTCGCGACGAGCCCGAACACCTCGCGCGGCTAGCCCGCTTACACCACGACCTAGGCATCAACAAAGAAGGAATCGATATTATCCTAGCCATGCGCCGCCGGCTGCTGCACCTGCAGCAAGCCTTAGCCTTACAAACTGCCCGCGCGACCCAGCTGGAGCGGCACTTACGCAGCTCCGGTCCTACCCTAGAAGCCGACGATTGGCTGTTTTGA
- a CDS encoding PAS domain-containing protein, which translates to MDQHRPFSVPDASPADVRPPLGAIKPPSMASFAGAPTSGHSFATVSGSLAEQLARSQAALAQAEQRNTELRRALDDATYAAQTATARLATFASYLPEGLLLVDPRGTVALINDYCCNAFGLPLPASNWLGYSIRNIANWLQEQTADPTGFQLNVQQHWQSGQQVLNQELLMLDGRTLAWDYLPTSEAAQDAVASIGFLLRLRDVTEVRQQREQQQHERTFYETVLNQLPAEVFATDAATHYTFLNAQAAAYPGLRKGFAADKSAPYLGDVQQQRQRYYEQVATTGLPVKWIEQSTDADVPRYFMRSLQPVKTEDGRLQMIVGHSVDITLQEEARQRLQEQEAFYNAILNHMPADISVFDAAHRYRFVNNQAVRDPDLREWLIGKDNFQYFLRQQRSRTMAEQRHFLFEEAVRNRRQMSWEETAPRPDGTLSYWLYYYYPVFGADGSLDMVISYGADITARRQAEDRIRASEHRVRALLTALPDTILVTSRMGFVHDAKLGDDSLLSQAADQLIGNHLADVLPPLAAEPVLASLTEMLRTGQRTDTAFELAQPDGARVAYQVRCTPLDSEEALLVLTSRKLPPLLGNTDLASRMP; encoded by the coding sequence ATGGATCAGCATCGCCCATTCTCTGTCCCGGATGCTTCTCCGGCGGATGTGCGGCCGCCGCTGGGAGCTATTAAGCCGCCCTCGATGGCTTCGTTCGCTGGCGCTCCCACGTCTGGCCATTCCTTTGCTACTGTATCCGGTTCCCTGGCCGAGCAACTAGCGCGCAGCCAAGCAGCACTGGCTCAGGCGGAACAACGCAATACAGAACTACGCCGGGCGCTAGATGACGCTACCTATGCTGCTCAAACGGCTACCGCTCGCTTGGCTACGTTTGCCAGCTACTTGCCCGAAGGGTTGTTACTAGTCGACCCAAGGGGTACGGTGGCGCTGATTAATGATTATTGCTGCAACGCGTTTGGCTTGCCTCTCCCGGCTAGCAACTGGCTAGGGTATTCTATCCGCAACATAGCCAACTGGCTACAGGAGCAAACAGCCGACCCAACAGGCTTTCAACTAAATGTGCAGCAGCACTGGCAGAGTGGCCAACAGGTGCTGAACCAGGAGCTGCTCATGCTTGATGGCCGGACGCTGGCGTGGGACTACCTGCCAACTAGTGAAGCGGCGCAAGATGCGGTGGCTTCTATTGGCTTTTTGCTGCGCCTGCGCGACGTAACGGAGGTGCGACAGCAGCGCGAACAACAACAGCACGAGCGGACTTTCTACGAAACCGTTCTGAACCAACTGCCCGCAGAAGTATTTGCGACGGATGCGGCCACTCACTACACTTTTCTTAACGCACAGGCAGCGGCTTACCCAGGACTGCGGAAAGGATTCGCCGCAGATAAGTCGGCCCCTTACCTAGGTGATGTGCAACAGCAGCGCCAACGCTACTACGAGCAAGTAGCAACAACTGGCTTGCCCGTAAAATGGATCGAGCAATCGACCGATGCCGATGTCCCGCGCTACTTCATGCGGAGCTTGCAGCCCGTAAAGACCGAGGACGGGCGGCTACAGATGATCGTAGGGCATAGCGTAGACATCACCCTGCAGGAGGAAGCCCGGCAACGCCTACAGGAACAGGAGGCGTTCTACAATGCTATCCTAAACCATATGCCGGCTGATATTTCTGTGTTTGATGCTGCGCACCGCTATCGGTTCGTTAATAATCAAGCGGTTCGGGACCCAGATCTGCGTGAATGGCTCATTGGCAAAGATAATTTTCAGTACTTTCTGCGCCAGCAACGCAGCCGCACCATGGCTGAGCAACGGCACTTTCTCTTTGAAGAGGCTGTGCGCAATCGGCGGCAGATGAGTTGGGAAGAGACGGCGCCCCGCCCTGATGGTACGCTTAGCTACTGGCTATATTATTATTATCCCGTATTCGGAGCCGATGGCAGCTTAGACATGGTGATTAGCTACGGGGCTGATATCACGGCGCGGCGCCAAGCAGAAGACCGGATTCGCGCTAGCGAGCACCGCGTTCGGGCTCTGCTCACAGCACTGCCCGACACTATCCTAGTGACCAGCCGCATGGGCTTTGTGCACGATGCCAAGCTAGGTGACGACTCTCTACTCAGCCAGGCCGCCGACCAGCTGATCGGAAATCACCTAGCCGATGTGCTGCCTCCGTTGGCAGCGGAGCCCGTGCTAGCTAGCCTCACGGAGATGCTTCGGACCGGCCAACGCACCGACACCGCATTTGAGCTTGCCCAGCCAGATGGCGCACGGGTAGCGTACCAGGTGCGGTGTACCCCACTCGATTCGGAGGAAGCTCTACTCGTGCTAACGTCTCGTAAACTGCCCCCGTTACTTGGCAATACTGACCTAGCTTCGCGCATGCCGTAG
- the gpmI gene encoding 2,3-bisphosphoglycerate-independent phosphoglycerate mutase produces MNKQVLLVILDGWGLGQNQEISAIAHAKTPFFDSLLQRFPNSRLQASGEAVGLPEGQMGNSEVGHMNIGAGRVVYQDLVRINKAIRERKLGTIPALTKAFEYAKANGKTLHLMGLLSDGGVHSHIDHLKALCTLAHDAEVHKVFIHAFTDGRDTDPKGGVGYVNDLEKHLERNGGKIASIVGRYYAMDRDNRWERVKVAYDLLVNGKGTPSQNLIQSMLDSYREGVTDEFMQPIVKVGADGLPLATIQEGDVVLCFNFRTDRGREITQALTQQDFHAFQMHRLNLQYLTMTNYDATFSGVTPIFDKDNLGNTLGEVLAANHKTQIRIAETEKYPHVTFFFSGGRENEFEGEKRLLRASPKVATYDLQPEMSAYELRDALVPELQQKSADFVVLNFANPDMVGHTGIFDAVVKAVETTDACAKDVVETALASNYACIVIADHGNADVMINPDGSPNTAHSTNLVPCILADNDYRGTLADGKLGDIAPTVLALMGIPQPAEMNGQSLLQPAPQTQSANA; encoded by the coding sequence ATGAACAAACAGGTATTGCTGGTAATTTTGGATGGCTGGGGCCTCGGACAGAACCAGGAAATTTCAGCTATTGCGCACGCTAAAACGCCTTTTTTCGATTCGCTTCTTCAGCGGTTCCCTAACAGCAGACTACAGGCCTCGGGGGAGGCGGTAGGCTTGCCAGAAGGTCAGATGGGCAACTCCGAAGTTGGTCACATGAACATTGGAGCTGGCCGGGTAGTATATCAAGACCTGGTGCGCATTAATAAAGCGATTCGGGAACGGAAGCTAGGTACGATACCGGCGCTGACGAAAGCCTTTGAATATGCCAAGGCCAACGGCAAAACGCTACACCTAATGGGTTTGCTCTCCGATGGCGGCGTGCACTCTCACATTGACCATCTGAAAGCCTTGTGCACCCTAGCGCACGACGCCGAGGTGCATAAAGTGTTTATTCACGCTTTCACCGATGGCCGTGATACCGACCCAAAAGGTGGAGTGGGGTATGTAAACGACCTAGAGAAGCACTTGGAGCGCAACGGGGGAAAGATTGCCTCTATTGTAGGACGCTATTACGCCATGGACCGCGACAACCGCTGGGAACGGGTGAAAGTAGCGTACGACTTGCTGGTGAACGGTAAAGGCACTCCTTCGCAGAACCTGATCCAGTCGATGCTCGACTCCTATAGAGAAGGAGTAACCGACGAGTTCATGCAACCCATTGTGAAGGTGGGTGCTGATGGCCTGCCATTAGCTACCATCCAGGAAGGCGACGTGGTTCTTTGCTTTAATTTCCGCACCGACCGGGGCCGGGAGATTACGCAGGCACTCACGCAGCAGGATTTTCATGCCTTCCAAATGCATCGCCTGAACCTGCAGTACCTGACCATGACCAACTACGACGCTACTTTTTCAGGCGTCACCCCTATTTTCGATAAAGACAATCTCGGAAATACCTTGGGCGAAGTGTTAGCAGCCAACCATAAGACGCAGATTCGCATTGCCGAAACCGAAAAATATCCACACGTAACGTTCTTCTTCTCGGGTGGCCGTGAGAACGAGTTTGAAGGTGAAAAACGCCTCCTTCGTGCCTCACCCAAAGTGGCTACTTACGACCTCCAACCCGAGATGAGCGCTTATGAATTGCGCGATGCCTTGGTGCCGGAGCTACAGCAAAAATCTGCTGACTTCGTAGTGCTGAACTTCGCTAACCCCGACATGGTGGGTCACACGGGCATATTCGATGCGGTGGTAAAGGCCGTAGAAACAACCGACGCATGTGCCAAGGATGTAGTAGAAACTGCTCTTGCCAGCAACTACGCCTGCATCGTTATTGCGGACCACGGCAACGCCGACGTGATGATCAATCCGGATGGCTCGCCTAACACGGCCCACTCTACCAACTTGGTACCCTGCATTCTGGCTGATAACGATTACCGAGGCACATTAGCCGACGGCAAGCTAGGTGACATCGCCCCGACTGTGCTAGCCTTGATGGGTATTCCACAGCCCGCCGAGATGAACGGTCAGTCGCTGCTACAGCCGGCTCCTCAAACGCAATCGGCTAATGCGTAG
- a CDS encoding DUF4783 domain-containing protein: MKPTFLQTLVLAWLMLLSVVVQAQGEAFVAVGGAIRSGSSKDLAQYFGSSVELGFNGDKQSYSATQAEFVMKDFFSKNPQASFDFNHYLNGPEGTKLGVGKYKSKNGVYDVYVKMKQDHGTLVVDAIDFTKGEE, translated from the coding sequence ATGAAACCTACTTTTTTACAAACCCTCGTTTTAGCGTGGTTGATGCTGCTGTCTGTAGTGGTGCAGGCCCAAGGCGAGGCATTTGTAGCCGTTGGCGGCGCTATTCGTAGCGGTTCGTCCAAAGATTTGGCTCAATATTTTGGTTCCTCCGTCGAGTTAGGCTTCAATGGCGATAAGCAAAGCTACAGCGCCACGCAAGCTGAATTCGTGATGAAAGACTTTTTTTCTAAGAATCCACAGGCCTCTTTCGACTTTAATCATTATCTAAATGGTCCGGAAGGAACCAAGTTAGGTGTGGGTAAATACAAGAGCAAAAATGGCGTTTACGACGTGTACGTGAAGATGAAACAAGATCACGGGACATTAGTTGTCGATGCCATTGACTTCACCAAAGGTGAAGAGTAA
- a CDS encoding ZIP family metal transporter: MKPLLAFSGAYLFTLTIIHLLPEALVLSPRQGHRIGYFILAGFFGQLLLEVFSQGVEHGHIHHHTSHAGRVPFFLLFSLVIHSFLEGSILVRTPALNTSTTQNFYAILTGIALHHIPAAFALMAALLLRLGSFNRALPYLILFALAAPFGIVVSNYVVLSELLQGGWYAALLGLVAGNFLHVSTTILFETSPEHRLNLPKLAATLVGTLLALAADWV; this comes from the coding sequence ATGAAGCCGCTGCTAGCCTTTAGCGGCGCTTATCTTTTTACGCTTACCATTATCCACCTTCTGCCTGAAGCGCTGGTGCTTTCACCTCGCCAAGGCCACCGGATCGGGTACTTCATCTTGGCGGGCTTCTTTGGGCAACTACTGCTAGAAGTATTTTCGCAAGGTGTTGAGCATGGGCACATTCATCACCATACCAGCCATGCTGGCCGCGTCCCGTTTTTTTTACTGTTTTCGCTGGTAATCCATTCCTTTCTGGAAGGAAGTATTTTGGTGCGCACGCCCGCACTCAACACGTCAACAACGCAGAACTTCTATGCCATCCTGACGGGCATTGCGTTGCACCACATTCCGGCGGCTTTCGCCCTGATGGCTGCCTTGCTCTTGCGTTTAGGGAGCTTCAATCGGGCTTTGCCCTACTTAATACTGTTTGCGTTAGCAGCTCCGTTCGGAATCGTGGTAAGTAACTACGTTGTGCTGAGTGAGTTGCTACAAGGTGGCTGGTACGCCGCTTTGCTGGGGTTGGTAGCAGGTAACTTCCTACATGTATCTACCACTATCCTCTTCGAAACTAGCCCCGAACACCGCCTCAATCTGCCCAAGCTAGCCGCTACGCTAGTGGGCACGTTGCTGGCACTGGCAGCCGACTGGGTATAG
- a CDS encoding Hsp20/alpha crystallin family protein: MAIQKYQDSFSDMMPGSFSSMLDRFFSDSLASRGRVASFSPQVDAYETEKGYEIEAALPGLKREDIKVDFHQGRLTIAGERQFRNEQNQRRYHVVESSYGSFSRSFQLPDTVDPSKIEASFEDGVLHVTVPKDEKKTMRHQIQVRGSQNSSNPSGQLSERMGQQATDIPVQNGATSNSTDASSLDSNLAQSNGSGSASTAMHGSGVGA, encoded by the coding sequence ATGGCTATTCAGAAGTATCAGGATTCGTTTTCCGACATGATGCCGGGAAGCTTCAGCTCCATGCTCGACCGCTTCTTCAGTGATTCGCTGGCCTCGCGCGGCCGCGTAGCTAGCTTCTCTCCGCAGGTAGATGCCTACGAGACCGAGAAGGGCTACGAAATTGAGGCCGCCTTACCAGGTCTGAAGCGCGAAGATATCAAGGTCGACTTCCACCAGGGCCGCTTGACCATTGCAGGGGAGCGACAGTTCCGCAACGAGCAAAATCAGCGGCGCTACCACGTGGTCGAAAGCTCGTATGGCTCTTTCAGCCGGTCCTTCCAGCTCCCCGACACGGTTGACCCTAGCAAGATTGAAGCATCATTTGAAGACGGCGTGTTGCACGTGACGGTGCCCAAAGACGAGAAGAAGACGATGCGTCATCAAATTCAGGTGCGAGGCAGCCAAAATAGCAGTAACCCAAGCGGGCAGCTTTCAGAACGCATGGGGCAGCAAGCGACTGATATTCCGGTGCAAAACGGTGCTACATCGAACAGCACAGATGCTAGCTCGCTCGACAGCAACCTGGCTCAGTCTAATGGCTCAGGCAGCGCTAGTACTGCGATGCACGGCTCCGGCGTGGGTGCATGA
- the nadC gene encoding carboxylating nicotinate-nucleotide diphosphorylase has protein sequence MQNTSYLTPEAISTFIHTALAEDVGDGDHSSLAAIPAEARNRAKLLVKGEGMLAGVELAQLIFREADASLAIELRLADGAPVKHGDIAFTVEGPARSILTAERLVLNCMQRMSGIATHTAYLTSLIAGTKAKLLDTRKTTPNFRVCEKWAVLIGGGVNHRYGLFDMIMLKDNHVDYAGGIRAAIEATQAYLARTGRQLPIVIETRTLAEVQQVLDTGSVDRIMLDNMSPELMHEAVTLIDGRYPTEASGGITEQTIAAVAASGVDYISVGALTHSAGIMDLSLKAF, from the coding sequence GTGCAAAACACCTCTTATCTTACACCAGAAGCTATTTCTACTTTCATCCATACGGCTCTGGCCGAAGATGTAGGAGATGGTGACCATTCATCCCTGGCAGCCATTCCGGCTGAAGCGCGCAACCGCGCTAAGCTTTTGGTTAAGGGCGAAGGCATGCTGGCGGGCGTAGAGCTAGCCCAATTGATCTTTCGGGAGGCAGATGCTAGCTTAGCCATAGAACTGCGGCTCGCCGATGGCGCACCCGTAAAGCACGGTGATATTGCCTTCACCGTTGAAGGTCCTGCCCGCAGCATTCTGACGGCCGAGCGTTTGGTGCTTAATTGCATGCAACGGATGAGCGGCATCGCCACGCATACCGCTTACCTGACTAGCTTGATTGCGGGCACAAAAGCCAAACTGCTCGATACGCGCAAAACTACCCCCAACTTTCGGGTGTGCGAGAAGTGGGCTGTGCTCATCGGCGGCGGCGTAAACCACCGCTACGGGTTGTTCGATATGATCATGCTCAAGGATAACCACGTGGACTACGCCGGTGGTATTCGCGCGGCTATTGAGGCTACCCAAGCGTACCTAGCCCGCACGGGCCGCCAGTTGCCAATCGTTATTGAGACCCGTACGCTAGCCGAAGTACAGCAAGTGCTTGACACGGGTAGTGTCGACCGAATTATGCTCGATAATATGTCACCTGAGTTGATGCACGAAGCCGTAACGCTTATTGACGGGCGCTATCCTACGGAAGCATCAGGCGGTATTACGGAGCAAACTATTGCCGCGGTAGCTGCCAGCGGCGTAGACTACATCTCGGTTGGGGCGCTCACGCACTCGGCCGGTATCATGGATTTAAGCTTAAAAGCCTTTTAA
- a CDS encoding heavy metal-binding domain-containing protein has translation MRTKKLAFVGLMIAMATGLVSCDSKPAATTDQATTPAAQAPVSQVAAYRCPMGCEGSASNKPGKCPVCEMELERNPDYKATATAAPDSL, from the coding sequence GTGCGTACGAAAAAGCTAGCTTTTGTCGGGCTGATGATAGCAATGGCTACTGGACTCGTGAGCTGCGACTCAAAGCCTGCGGCTACAACCGACCAAGCCACTACTCCCGCGGCCCAAGCGCCGGTCAGCCAAGTTGCTGCGTACCGATGCCCCATGGGCTGCGAGGGAAGTGCCAGCAACAAGCCAGGCAAATGCCCGGTATGCGAAATGGAACTGGAGCGGAACCCCGACTATAAAGCCACCGCTACTGCCGCCCCTGACTCCTTGTAG